A single Pseudomonadota bacterium DNA region contains:
- a CDS encoding NADP-dependent methylenetetrahydromethanopterin/methylenetetrahydrofolate dehydrogenase, producing MKKLLFQLDTDPLPSVFDTVVAYDGGADHVIGYGGVTPETVGALVEGTIFTRSPKDKKYTAIFVGGSNLADGQALVKAIQKKFFADFRVSVMLDGNGSNTTAAAAVANLTKHGSVAGKKAVVLGGTGPVGQRAAVMLTQEGVEVVVTSRRMERAEAACRLMQERFGVTIIPAVCAFDQAEICEASIRGVLGGAHIVLSTAAAGAHLLEERHWKDSPSIEMMLDANAVPPLGVSGIEMMDRAKERHGKLCFGAIGFGALKIALHRACIARLFERNDQRFDAEEIYALAKSLA from the coding sequence ATGAAGAAGCTCCTGTTCCAGCTCGATACCGATCCCCTGCCGAGCGTGTTCGACACGGTGGTCGCCTACGACGGCGGCGCGGACCACGTAATCGGCTACGGTGGGGTCACCCCCGAGACGGTCGGGGCGCTGGTCGAGGGCACCATCTTCACCCGCTCGCCCAAGGACAAGAAATATACGGCCATATTCGTCGGCGGCAGCAACCTGGCCGATGGGCAGGCGCTCGTCAAGGCGATCCAGAAGAAATTCTTCGCCGATTTTCGGGTCTCCGTGATGCTCGACGGCAATGGAAGCAATACCACCGCGGCCGCCGCCGTCGCCAACCTCACCAAGCACGGCTCGGTGGCCGGCAAGAAGGCCGTGGTGCTGGGCGGGACGGGGCCGGTCGGCCAACGGGCCGCGGTGATGCTGACCCAGGAGGGTGTCGAGGTGGTCGTGACCTCGCGGCGCATGGAGCGCGCCGAGGCCGCGTGCCGGCTCATGCAGGAGCGGTTCGGCGTGACCATTATCCCGGCGGTGTGTGCCTTCGACCAGGCCGAGATCTGCGAAGCTTCCATCCGGGGGGTCTTGGGGGGTGCGCACATCGTCCTGTCCACGGCGGCGGCCGGCGCCCATCTGCTCGAGGAGCGGCACTGGAAGGACAGCCCCAGCATCGAGATGATGCTCGACGCCAACGCCGTACCGCCGCTCGGCGTGTCCGGCATCGAGATGATGGACCGTGCCAAGGAACGGCACGGGAAGCTGTGCTTCGGCGCCATCGGCTTCGGCGCCCTGAAGATCGCACTGCACCGGGCCTGCATCGCGAGGCTCTTCGAGCGCAACGACCAGCGCTTCGACGCCGAGGAGATCTATGCCCTGGCCAAGTCCCTGGCCTGA
- a CDS encoding tryptophan 2,3-dioxygenase family protein: MADDNPLKRDLEAGIHRDLSGRQTYSQYLCLDTLLCAQRPLSDPPHHDELLFIIQHQTSELWFKLILHELRAACVHIRADRLDPCFKILARVKQIQRQLFEQWGVLETLTPSEYAEFRHVLGFASGLQSAQYRAIEYVLGNKNAALLELFRHDEVAYRALDTTLRSPSLYDEFLIHLDRQGHSLPPECVQRDWSRPYRRHPGLIPVFKRIYDQPHDFWDAYNMCEKLVDVEENFLLWRFRHIKTVERIIGFKRGTGGSSGVAFLRKALDLTFFPELLDVRTEIGA; the protein is encoded by the coding sequence GTGGCCGACGACAACCCCTTGAAGCGGGACCTCGAAGCCGGGATCCACCGCGATCTGTCCGGCCGGCAGACCTATTCGCAGTACCTGTGCCTCGACACGCTCCTCTGCGCGCAGCGGCCCTTGAGCGATCCGCCGCACCACGACGAGCTCTTGTTCATCATCCAGCACCAGACGAGCGAGCTGTGGTTCAAGCTCATCCTCCACGAGCTACGCGCCGCCTGTGTGCACATCCGCGCCGACCGCCTCGACCCGTGCTTCAAGATCCTCGCGCGGGTGAAACAGATCCAACGTCAGTTGTTCGAGCAATGGGGCGTCCTGGAGACCCTGACGCCCAGCGAATACGCCGAGTTCCGGCATGTCCTCGGTTTCGCCTCGGGGCTGCAATCCGCACAGTATCGCGCCATCGAGTATGTCTTGGGAAACAAGAACGCCGCCCTCCTGGAGTTGTTCCGCCATGACGAAGTGGCCTACCGGGCACTCGATACCACCCTGCGGAGCCCGAGTCTCTACGACGAGTTCCTGATCCACCTCGATCGCCAGGGGCATTCGCTGCCCCCCGAGTGCGTGCAACGCGACTGGTCGCGACCCTATCGGCGCCATCCCGGTCTCATCCCCGTGTTCAAGCGCATTTACGACCAGCCCCATGACTTCTGGGATGCGTACAATATGTGCGAAAAGCTCGTCGATGTGGAGGAGAACTTCCTGCTCTGGCGTTTCCGGCACATCAAGACCGTCGAGCGCATCATCGGCTTCAAGCGCGGCACGGGCGGCTCCTCGGGCGTCGCGTTTCTCCGCAAGGCGCTGGACCTGACCTTCTTCCCGGAGCTGCTCGACGTGCGCACCGAGATCGGTGCGTGA
- a CDS encoding cyclodeaminase/cyclohydrolase family protein: MIKDQSVQEFLGALASKSATPGGGSAAAIMGAMGAALVSMVCNLTLGKKGYEVAEGEMQAVLARAETMRERLADMVRADVEAFDQVMAAYGLPKDSEAQKAARGDAIQLALKAATDVPLDCVRLCAEAVVLSKSVAEKGNKNVISDAGVAVLAAYAALRSAALNVYINAGAIKDRTFVEERLGELDRILYGMEALTEEVYQLVKNKL, encoded by the coding sequence ATGATCAAAGACCAATCCGTCCAAGAGTTTCTGGGGGCCTTGGCGAGCAAGTCCGCGACCCCCGGCGGCGGGAGCGCGGCGGCCATCATGGGCGCGATGGGCGCAGCCCTGGTGAGCATGGTCTGCAATCTGACCCTCGGCAAGAAGGGTTACGAGGTGGCCGAGGGCGAGATGCAGGCCGTCCTGGCCCGGGCCGAGACGATGCGCGAGCGACTGGCGGACATGGTGCGCGCCGATGTCGAGGCGTTCGACCAGGTCATGGCCGCCTATGGTCTCCCCAAGGACAGTGAGGCGCAGAAGGCCGCGCGCGGCGACGCGATCCAGCTGGCGCTCAAGGCCGCGACCGACGTCCCGCTCGACTGCGTGCGCCTCTGTGCCGAGGCCGTGGTGCTCAGCAAGTCGGTCGCGGAGAAGGGCAACAAGAACGTCATCAGCGACGCCGGGGTCGCCGTGCTGGCCGCCTATGCCGCGCTTCGGAGCGCCGCCTTGAACGTCTATATCAACGCCGGGGCGATCAAGGACCGGACCTTCGTCGAAGAGCGGCTCGGCGAGCTCGATCGCATCCTGTACGGCATGGAGGCCCTGACCGAAGAGGTCTATCAGCTGGTCAAGAACAAGCTCTAG